A single region of the Maylandia zebra isolate NMK-2024a linkage group LG17, Mzebra_GT3a, whole genome shotgun sequence genome encodes:
- the atxn7l1 gene encoding ataxin-7-like protein 1 isoform X2, which yields MHSKNQKQHSSPVPSRSPFLAMKPKASTVPPAVAPSPGETLAFRIPKDYPHSRFSKAPLAVYPPKGARNKTCVSLPVVSLEKMPCLSRGDSATHVRLTSSSSSPSSHKPSSLTTQASQRSSEKLTNGRGSSGPSTPRSITPPSSLDKRPSPARSPLDRRAASTPSPSPLDRKSSLSPSPSHRAVALPALPSVSPLEKKQQNGTKTPSRSHKRLSGRVFDPNKHCGVQDPETKRPCTRSLTCKTHSLTHRRAVPGRRKHFDILLAEHKGRAKEKDGVKEKDKDKDGAQGGKEGSSQSIISKESSSPSKSHCPNGRPLSTLKLRLANAHIPRVPGGSSTSTSGPLLTVASPVQAPNPEPAPHSWVTAAGESSRLSSDEGDADPEDADRPAVHYSSHHPQPLGFCVFSSRLMGRGHYVFDRRWDRMRLALQNMVEKHLNAQMWRKVPLAAESLLSPSGTSSIPSHQAPSPTSCLLNSLPNSLSYTAMFPQSASTAGVFNIRDSPQPHTQVFAQGKARNGTHKASRPSKDVEEPVAGTKKRKKTSYSSSSFSSSSLFPTVDNYKRNDRSFHSQLQSSGGTAASPAKKKGLGHGDSELWGSSEGWLSKADGPQSHISQNSRELGSTSIPYSPNREPTSAAHQPMAPPTGPLAYGGGAEGRKRRSPSSYRGKGNKLSRLSGLDSLFGNGSDSGGILASGPESPRQAKLHH from the exons ATGCATAGCAAAAACC AGAAGCAGCACAGCTCCCCAGTCCCCTCCAGGAGTCCTTTTTTGGCCATGAAGCCCAAAGCATCCACAGTGCCTCCCGCTGTGGCTCCCAGTCCTGGGGAGACACTGGCGTTCAGGATACCTAAAGATTACCCTCACTCCCGCTTCAGCAAGGCTCCACTTGCTGTGTACCCGCCCAAGGGGGCGCGGAACAAGACCTG CGTGTCGCTGCCAGTCGTAAGCCTGGAGAAGATGCCGTGCCTAAGCCGAGGCGACTCAGCGACACACGTGCGCCTcacatcttcctcttcctccccttCCTCGCATAAGCCTTCATCCCTCACTACCCAGGCCTCCCAGCGATCGAGTGAAAAGCTCACAAATGGTCGTGGCAGCAGCGGACCATCCACGCCGCGATCCATCACGCCTCCATCTTCTCTAGATAAGCGGCCCAGTCCAGCTCGCTCCCCGCTGGACAGAAGGGCGGCGTCAACGCCGTCTCCCTCCCCGCTGGATCGGAAATCCTCCCTGTCACCCTCACCTTCTCACCGAGCTGTTGCTCTCCCAGCTTTGCCATCAGTGTCACCGTTGGAGAAGAAGCAACAGAATGGAACTAAGACTCCCTCCAGGAGTCACAAAAGACTTTCAG ggAGAGTGTTTGATCCCAACAAGCACTGCGGAGTGCAGGACCCCGAGACCAAACGACCCTGCACACGGTCTCTCACCTGCAAG ACTCACTCTTTAACCCACCGGCGGGCTGTCCCTGGCCGAAGGAAACATTTTGACATCCTCCTGGCTGAACACAAGGGGCGGGCGAAGGAGAAGGATGGAGTGAAAGAAAAGGATAAGGACAAGGACGGAGCgcagggagggaaggaaggctCCAGCCAGAGTATTATATCTAAAGAGAGCTCGTCTCCCAGCAAGTCTCACTGCCCCAATGGACGACCTCTCTCCACATTGAAGCTGCGGCTGGCAAATGCACACATACCAAG GGTTCCAGGAGGCTCCTCCACTTCCACCTCAGGTCCTCTGCTCACGGTAGCATCTCCTGTCCAGGCCCCTAACCCAGAACCAGCTCCCCACAGCTGGGTGACCGCTGCTGGAGAAAGCAGTCGACTTTCCAGCGACGAGGGCGATGCAGATCCAGAGGATGCTGACAGACCTGCTGTTCACTACTCCAGTCATCACCCGCAGCCTTTAGGG TTTTGCGTATTCAGCAGCAGGCTGATGGGAAGAGGCCACTATGTGTTTGACAGGCGATGGGACAGGATGAGGCTGGCACTCCAAAACATGGTGGAGAAACACCTCAACGCCCAGATGTGGAG GAAGGTGCCTCTGGCTGCTGAGAGCCTCCTCTCCCCATCTGGTACATCCTCCATACCTTCACATCAAGCCCCTTCTCCCACCTCTTGTCTGCTCAACTCCCTCCCCAACTCCCTCTCGTACACCGCCATGTTTCCTCAGTCTGCATCCACAGCTGGGGTGTTTAACATCCGAGACTCCCCGCAACCCCACACCCAAGTCTTCGCGCAGGGCAAAGCCCGTAACGGCACGCATAAAGCAAGTCGTCCATCCAAAGACGTGGAGGAACCCGTAGCGGGAactaagaagagaaaaaaaacgtcctactcttcctcctcattttcctcttcttccttgTTTCCCACTGTGGATAATTACAAAAGGAACGACAGGAGCTTTCATTCACAGTTACAAAGCTCGGGAGGGACAGCTGCCTCCCCAGCCAAGAAAAAGGGACTTGGTCATGGGGATAGCGAACTTTGGGGAAGCTCAGAGGGCTGGCTATCTAAAGCTGATGGCCCTCAAAGCCACATATCGCAAAACAG TCGTGAACTTGGCAGCACCAGTATACCCTACTCACCTAACAGGGAACCAACCTCAGCTGCCCACCAACCAATGGCTCCTCCCACAGGACCCTTAGCTTATGGGGGAGGAGCAGAAGGGAGGAAGAGGCGAAGTCCCAGCTCCTACAGAGGAAAGGGCAACAAGCTGAGCAGACTGAGTGGGTTAGATAGCCTCTTTGGGAATGGAAGCGATAGCGGGGGGATACTAGCTTCAGGGCCTGAATCCCCAAGACAG